One region of Fragaria vesca subsp. vesca linkage group LG4, FraVesHawaii_1.0, whole genome shotgun sequence genomic DNA includes:
- the LOC101292011 gene encoding NAC transcription factor 29-like, giving the protein MDKFNFVRNGMTRLPPGFRFQPTDEELVFQYLRCKVFSCPLPASIIPEINVCVYDPWDLPGDLEQERYFFSNKESKYPNGNRTNRVTSSGYWKATGSDKKIVSARRNNIVGKKKSLVFYRGKAPNGSKTDWVMHEYSLVNNLGTRALSTENSINQQGNWVLCRIFLKKRSSHKDEDNLLNYDGFKVNNAEKGQLQITRTTPVSSCSSCSSCSGITEVSSSHEAGDEEISGCAH; this is encoded by the exons ATGGACAAGTTCAACTTTGTTAGAAATGGGATGACTAGACTGCCTCCTGGTTTTCGGTTCCAGCCCACCGATGAAGAACTTGTCTTTCAGTACCTAAGGTGCAAGGTCTTCTCATGCCCTCTACCTGCTTCCATTATTCCTGAGATCAATGTCTGTGTGTATGATCCTTGGGATTTGCCAG GTGATTTGGAGCAAGAGAGATATTTCTTCAGCAACAAGGAATCAAAATACCCTAATGGGAACAGAACAAACAGAGTGACAAGTTCTGGTTATTGGAAAGCAACCGGTTCAGATAAGAAGATTGTATCTGCTAGGAGAAATAACATTGTAGGGAAGAAGAAGAGTCTGGTTTTCTATAGAGGAAAAGCTCCAAATGGTTCTAAGACTGATTGGGTCATGCATGAATATTCTCTTGTCAATAACCTAGGAACTAGAGCTTTATCAACTGAG AACTCGATAAACCAGCAAGGAAATTGGGTTCTATGCCGAATATTTTTGAAGAAAAGAAGTTCTCACAAAGATGAAGATAATTTGCTGAATTATGATGGCTTCAAAGTTAACAATGCTGAAAAGGGTCAGCTTCAGATTACTAGGACAACTCCTGTGTCTTCATGCTCTTCTTGTTCGAGTTGCAGTGGCATCACAGAAGTCTCTTCGAGTCATGAAGCCGGTGATGAAGAAATCAGTGGCTGCGCGCACTAA
- the LOC101292300 gene encoding mitochondrial import inner membrane translocase subunit TIM8-like: protein MDPSVMQNSEMANIISQEQQRAMINEMVGKLTSACWDKCIMGTPGSKFSSSETACLSNCAQRYLDMSMLIMKRFQNMQ from the exons ATGGATCCTTCAGTCATGCAAAACTCTGAGATGGCCAACATCATCAGT CAAGAGCAACAAAGAGCGATGATCAATGAGATGGTGGGAAAGCTTACAAGTGCATGCTGGGACAAGTGCATCATGGGTACGCCTGGGAGCAAGTTCAGTTCCAGTGAAACAGCTTGCCTATCAAACTGTGCCCAACGCTATTTGGATATGAGTATGCTTATTATGAAGCGTTTTCAGAACATGCAATGA